A genomic window from Triticum urartu cultivar G1812 chromosome 7, Tu2.1, whole genome shotgun sequence includes:
- the LOC125520726 gene encoding probable xyloglucan endotransglucosylase/hydrolase protein 23, protein MAVSVLAILLASFALAAASFDKEFDITWGDGRGKILNNGQLLTLGLDKVSGSGFQSKHEYLFGKIDMQLKLVPGNSAGTVTAYYLSSQGPTHDEIDFEFLGNVTGEPYTLHTNVFTQGQGQREQQFRLWFDPTNDFHTYSILWNPKHIIFMVDDMPIRDFRNLEGKGIAFPKNQPMRLYSSLWNADDWATQGGRVKTDWSHAPFSASYRGFKADACVVTAGGRPRCGASVGTEVAPGTGATGEWYNQELDLTRQQRMRWVQRNYMIYNYCTDPKRVAKGVPAECSM, encoded by the exons ATGGCGGTTTCGGTGCTGGCGATCCTACTCGCCTCTTTCGCcctggcggcggcgagcttcgacAAGGAGTTCGATATCACCTGGGGGGACGGGCGCGGCAAGATCCTCAACAACGGCCAGCTCCTCACGCTGGGGTTGGACAAGGTCTCCGGCTCCGGGTTCCAGTCCAAGCACGAGTACCTCTTCGGCAAGATCGACATGCAGCTCAAGCTCGTCCCCGGCAACTCCGCCGGCACCGTCACCGCATACTAC CTGTCGTCGCAGGGGCCGACGCACGACGAGATCGACTTCGAGTTCCTTGGCAACGTCACCGGCGAGCCGTACACTCTGCACACAAACGTGTTCACGCAGGGGCAGGGCCAGCGGGAGCAGCAGTTCCGCCTCTGGTTCGATCCCACCAACGACTTCCACACCTACTCCATCCTCTGGAACCCAAAGCACATCAT CTTCATGGTGGACGACATGCCGATCAGGGACTTCAGGAACCTGGAGGGAAAGGGGATCGCCTTCCCCAAGAACCAGCCCATGCGGCTCTACTCCAGCCTCTGGAACGCCGACGACTGGGCCACGCAGGGCGGCCGCGTCAAGACGGACTGGTCCCACGCCCCGTTCTCCGCCTCGTACCGCGGCTTCAAGGCCGACGCGTGTGTGGTGACCGCGGGCGGCCGGCCGCGCTGCGGCGCCAGCGTCGGCACGGAGGTCGCCCCCGGCACCGGCGCGACGGGCGAGTGGTACAACCAGGAGCTGGACCTGACGCGGCAGCAGCGGATGCGGTGGGTGCAGAGAAACTACATGATCTACAACTACTGCACCGACCCCAAGCGCGTCGCCAAGGGCGTCCCCGCCGAGTGCTCTATGTAA